The DNA segment GAGGGGCCAGGCTGTGGGAACCGGATAGCTAAAAATGGAAGAGTTTAGaaacaggagacaggaagaaaaataaatacagggaGATGGATTCGTCCCTGGAAGCTGGAGATGCTGAAGAAGCATCCTCGGTAGAAGCTCTTTAAAATGTCTGCCACAGGGAAGCCAGGCCATAAGACAGCCAGCAGCAGAGGGGAGTCAAACAGAAGGGAAGGTGTGTGAATAGGATTCCCAGTTACCCTGATGGGAGGGTTTTACAGAGCGCGGTGCCTGTGTATCACAGGGTATGAATTCCACCACATTTATGGAGGTTGGAAGTGTGCTTGTTGGACGTGTAGGTCCctgggtggggaggtgggcaTGCATCAAGAGACCCGAGGGAGAGTAAACCAGTTTCCTCCCAACAGCCATCCCTGGAAGGGTCTGCATACCCATGTCTTGTCTTTTGCATTGCCCATTTACTGGGTGGAAATTCCCAGACACATGGAAAGGAGTAATCTGCTTTCTCAAGCATTTCACTGTCTCGAGAGATGAAAAGCAAGGATGGAAAAATTACTTCACGCTTGTTGCATTTCCCCTGGCTTACCTACCCTAACAGCACAAGCATAAAAACAGAAATCAGTCTGGCTTAATCTTCACTTCCGGCTAAAAGTGCCCATTTGCACCATTTCTATCTACCTCGGCATCCGAACTTCTGGCTGGGGATGGGGAatggaggaagcagagggagatgggAACATATAGAGGCTGGCTACCCTTGTCTAGATGTTTGATCAGGGGGAATTCAGAAAgagagctttctctctctctctctcagatagaATGAAAGAAAAGCCAAAAACCTTGATGCCTCTCTCTTACCAAAGCCGAAAGGCTTACAATCTGAACCTGCCATACTGCCAACCAGGGCACCTCATTAGTAATaactagtaataataataacaataataataatctaTTACTAAACTCAGTGGCTTTACGTTGACACACAGTGGCTGAGTGTAAGTTTTCTCTCTTCCTATGAGCTGATATTCTAGACTGCTCAATAATAAGGTGGGAATGGAGTGTGTTATTGTAGAGGAAGCCATCTAGCACAGCCTGAATGCACCAACTGTTTACTTGCCGTGGGTCACAACCTCTTTGGGGGGAGGTGTCAAatgaccattggaaaacacaaatatttacattacaatttataacggtagcaaaattacagttatgaagtagcaataaaaataatgttacggttggaggtcaccactacatgaggaactgtattaaagggttgcagcattaggaaggttgggaaccagtGGGTTAGAAAGTCACAAAAGTCGTAGTACTGTTGCTACTTTTAGAAGTTATGAGACTATTAGACGTTAAGCTATCCTGGGAGCTGATGAGCTTGACCATGGAAACTAATTTCTTGTACCTTGGGCtttgacaaaacaaaatactGGCAGAGCTTTGAGGTGGAtcgctgctgggggtggggtggggtggggggaccaGAGTGAGTCTCTGCCACTGGGCAGAATGTTCTAGGTAACAGTTCACAGCATtcgcagcagaggcaggaggtcagGAAGGAATGGGGCTGAGAAGCATAAGGTAGGCTGAGATTCCATGGAGCTCTCTTCACACTGCCAGTGTTTATAAGGGCTGAGAACAATGTTGTCAGTAAGGGATTTCAGTCAGGATGGGCTGTGGCTGGGACCATGCTGGCATATCTTGAGCCTGAGGGCTACAAGTTTTGTCATGAGCCAGTCCTCATTCCTACCTGTATCCTGCTGCTGGTTTGCTAGCATAACCTCTGGACCTCCATTTTCTTTTGTCTATATAATGACGTCAGTGTCTGTGGCCATCTCATGAGCTCAACCTGCAATGGCTAGGGTTATGTCCAATACTGAGGGAGGAGGATGTCACTCTTCACTGTGATTTGGTTCCAGAACCGGGATGAACATTGAGGTTGGGAACGTGTCTTATACAGGAGCCATCGTCTCCTGGTCATCCTCAGAGCCCTGCTTGGAGGACTACTACCATATTATGTATAGGCCCAACTGGAACAGTATCTTCTCCAGCTATCTGCGCTATAGCTTCCATCGAGAGGAGAAGGTGCCTCGAACCATCACCTCAGTGGCACTGGAACACCTCGCTCCTTCCACTCTCTACTTCCTCTGCATCAGCTGCAAGAAGGCTGCCTTCCCGTACAGTCACTACTGCACCATGTTCCACACCCTGGATAAGAGTCCGCTGGCTGCCGGGGGCTCCCTGGTGGACCCCCAGATTTCCCTTTGGGTGCTGATGGCTATCCTGTTGGCCTGCTTCACTGCAGTGCTGGCCTTCATCTGCCTCCAGTTCTGGTGCATCCGTTGTCACGAACCTCGGTGGTCTTACAGAGCTGGCCACATGGAGGAAGCCAACGGGTTGGTAAGATGGCCTGAGGAGACCCCAGCTCTTGGTCAGAGGGAAGAAGACCTGCAGGGGTTCCCCCTGGAGGAACTGCCACGCAAGAACTCTGGGGCCAGAGCTGAAGCTGAACTGGAAGCTGAAGCCAGCCAGGATGTCATAGATGTGGTGGCCTTAGCTAGAGAGGTTGGTGACCAACCAGCCATCCTGCCTCACTATAAGGAGTGAGCAGCGGTAAGGAGACGCCCTATTTCCCTAGGCTTCAAATGCTCTCCGTAATGGTCCTGTGTGAGAATTTGTCTACAGACCTCCTGCTTATGTCCTCTCACATATAGATGCCATATGACAATGGTCCCCAAGCTGGAAAACACAGACCCTCAAGGCACGTCAGGGGCAGACAAGGCCTTGTTTCAGTATTGTCCATTTGGAGGCCTAGTGAAGATCTGAAGACCTGTTTCAATATTAAAATCAACCACGGCTCTGTGATGGACAGGAAATGTAGCTAGACCTGAATCTGGCACAGTACTTGGACGAAATGCTGGGTTAGCGGCCGACCATGAGCTACGTTTTCAGTCATTCTTTGTAAAAGGTCCCAAGGCCCTATTCTAACTTTCAGGCAATCACACACCACATCTTGCACCTCcaagttcattaaaaaaaaaaaaaaaaagccacagacTGGCTTCTCACTATTTATCACTAGCAGTCAAGGCCTTTTATTTAAATAGAACACAGCTTTAGAACATAGAGTCCTAGAAGATAGCTTTGTATTACCCCAGAAACAAAAACCCAGGCCCCTGTGGTTGTAAATAGAAGGGAGTAGAAGTAAGACTAAATACAACACCCAAAATAATATTAAGTTTGATGACCACCTTGCCAGTCAATGAATGACTCTGGGCCTAAGACCTGCTCTCTGGTGTTTGATACAAAGGGAGGCAGGCAGTGCTGAAGAGACTAGCATTAACATTAACATAAATGTCTTTCCTTTATATAACATAAGATTGGAAAGAGAACAGGGAAGGGAAGTGTGATTTTTAGTTTGTGACCCATGTCTGTGAGCCTCTTGAAATGACCTCTGCAAAGCCCTCCCCATTCTTTCCTTCccccccttcctttttcttttttttgtcttctgtgtATGGGGGGGCAGTCTCGCAACAGTCTTGGCTGACTGGAACTGGCCACGTAGActagactgtccttgaactcagaacaGTTCCTCTGCCTCAGCCCCTTCAGGGCTAGGACAGGCGAGTGTTACCACACCTGGATGAAAAGCTTCTCTAGGTTTGAGAAAATTACCTTAGCTTGACCTCTCTGGAGAAGGCACCTGTCCCCTCTAGCATCCTCCTCATACCTGGTAGGTGTCCTAGCCACAGCTTCTCTGGGTTCACCGCACTCCTAAGGCTCTCCTGACCTCACAACATCATAGTCAACCTGGCTTATCTCTGCTTAGTTTGGAAACGGGATCAAAGGTGGCTGTTTTTGTTCTGTCAGCAAGAAAACCACTGGCctctttttttggtgggagacACATTTCTCTATTCCTTCCTCATGAGCCCTCATTGTCAGGACTAAATTGTACATATGGTGACCTTGGTGGGACTTGGTGGAAGTGATTCCCCTTCACAACTGTGGGAATGAGAGTATGGGTGGATACAGGTTATGTCTCTTCACCCCTGATGGGCACTGAGCATGTACAATCTAACCCATGTCTGGCCTACAAGGGCTATATACTAACTACCATTGAGTGAATGGGCAGAAAGATTGAGGACTTAGAATGGACCCTGTGGGGACAATTACTTGGCATGAAGATGTGCGCATGTGAAAAAGCCACATGAGGTAGGAGACCTTCCTCTCAGAGATAGCTCCAGACCCCTACAATGGCCTTCACGCTCTGTCTGCAAAGCTCTAGTACTTACAgagcccagaaactgggaagccACAAGGAAACTCCCCATGTACCCACTGACCCACCAACCTCGGCATAGTGCTCACCCCTCACCTCAGCTCCTGCCCAGCTCCCTCCTGCCAGAGCCTTTTACCCCATCCCTGTTAGCTCTGAACCAATAAAGACCGATGTACTTGCAGTGGTTTCTGCCTGGCTCTCAATGATCCTCTTGAGTAACACGCCCTGTGGCCTTGCTGATTCTGGGAACACTTTTCCATCTATCACAGGGGAGATGGGACAGGACTGTTTACCTTGGATCCGTAGAGGTAGTAAGGCTGGACATTGGCGGGCTTATCCCGTTGTGGTTCTTGGGTGAAAGGGATGGCAGTGCGGACAAAGCTAGAAGAAACGAGACAGGGAAGCAGTTAACTGAGTCCTGGTGACATCCTCCAAGGGACAGACAGCAGGAGCCCCACGCACTGACACCTGCAGCAGGTCCTAGGTGGCTGCCTACAGGGGAGCTAGACTTTCCTGATACTTCCTCCCCTTTGATTACTGCGGGCTTCCCCATGCTTCTCAAAAAATGGGGAAACTTGGGGGCCAGGAGGCTCAAGAGTCAGAGTGGTCTGAAGATGGCTGCCTCTGGGGCTCCATCTGCCACCTCCAGTCTAGTTTAGACGCCGAGTTAGTAAACTCTTCCTGTAAAGGGCTAGGCAGAAAATCCTTCAGTTTTGCAAGCTGGAGGTCTCTGCCAGAAGGACTTGCTTGCTCTGCCCACAGGCATGAAAATATCACAGACAACAGCACCCTCGTGACCATGGCTGAGTTCCAGTGGGACTGTGAATTTTAAATCATCTTCACGCCATGACTACTGCTCTTAGGGTTTTCCCCTAACTCCCCACTAAACATGGGAGTGCTGGGTTGGGGAGGCCATGGGTGGTTGCCGTGGAAACATGAGGACCACAGTTGGGATGCCTGGATCCCAGGGAACAATGCTCAGTGGCTGCAGCTGCTCCCCTATAAGTCCAGCCTCAGAAAGTGGAAGGTGGACTCAGAGACTCCCCAGAGAAATCCAGCTCAGCAACCTAGCTGAACAGGCGAGCTCTGGGGTTGattgagagagcctgtctcagtgAAGGGGGAAGAGCGCCGAGGATGACTCCAGTCATCAGCTTGGGGCTTCCATGTGCGTGacctcatgcacatgcacatacttgtATGCCCACACATTTCAAACATGCAGACATGCActcaacaacacacacacacacacacacacacacacacacacacacacacacacacaccacacaaatggAGGACACAGAATCCACCCCAAAGAGATGGCACCATTCCCAGGATATGGGCTATTCATAGCCAGTCTCAGTTCATGTACTGGTGTCATGGCTGGCGACAAGATAGGGTATATAGTTTGTGATCAAGCCATAGTTTATAGCCCTGACTCAAAATGTGCTATAAAGTCAAATCTCTATAAAGCTGAGCATGTCTTGCTTCATGTACAGATTCAGGCACATCTGTGTGTAGCCTCTTCCCATATCCTTCCATTCATTCAGTGTGGATTTAGTTCACCCCACCCTGGGGCTCAGGGGCTCAAAGACTTCAGCTGCACACACTTTTCAGTCATCCTTCTGTCCTAGTTTGGCTTGTGAATACAGGTGATAAGGCTCTGTGTGGGGAAAGGATTAGGTCTTCTCTGTACTTCTGTGCCTGCCCCGGAGCTCAAGGAGGCAAGTTCCACTCTGCAAAGAGGCCTGTTTTGTACACACATGTTCAGGTGTGTGCATGTCCTCACAAATGGACAGTGTGATCAGGGCACCGTCCTTCATCAAACTGTCTCAGGCCTCCTGAACACATGATGACCACACCATGGCCCAGGGAGCTTATGGTCTGTCCCTACTTTATCTTTGCAGCGGCTGCGGGGGTCCCAGCAGACATTACATCCACCAGAGAACAATCCAGGTCAGGTGAGGATGAATCACAGTTTCCGCTCATCTTTAGCTACCTGGGGCTGGGTCAATACTTCTGGACTCTGACACCAAGTGgagtcccttccttccttccttccttccttccttccttccttccttccttccttccttccttcctcctccttcctgtctgtctgtctgtctgtctgtctgtctgtctgtctgtctgtctttccacaTTTAAACACAGTAAGACTTTGGGGAAAAGTTTTCTTGTGGCAATTATCACAACAAAGCTTTAGGCATGGCTACATCAAAACTCCTCTGCAAAGTGCATCTCCTTAGCGGAGCCCCTGTGACCTTTCCTACAAGAATGGGTTCTATTGATGGCCGTGCAACAGCACTCAGGATAAGTGACTAGGAAGGACGGGTTTATACCAAGTATGGCAGCAAAGTCTTTTACAAAGTACACGGGACCTTTTTTCATGAGGATGGGTTCTACTGACTGAGGACCAATACTCAGGACTCTGGGGGTTTTGGTGAGGGCTGATTTTACAGAACAGCAAAGCACACCAGGTGCTAGTATATCCATTCCCAGGTTTCTGGTTGGAAAACGTCAACTTCTTATAGTGAAGTAAAAAGCCTGCATGTTTAATAATTCTGGCTTTTCCAGTGCTTATCCGTGAGCTCGTGCCCGCTCCAGGCTGCCTTTGCCCTTCATCTACTTCCAACTCCAGCTTCTCCGTTAGGTAGGTTTGCCCGTAATAGACTTCCGCTGTCTGCCTCACTTGTTCTTGCGGATCCTTAACAACTCCCCTCCTGCATCCCTTCCTTGGAGGAGACAGCCTTCTCTGAGGCTTGTGTCATTTCTAGGCTGGGTCAAGTTGGGTTAGAGGTCCCATGCAGCGGGATGGTGTGGTGTTCACCATGGCATTGCTACCCCCAGCACCGAGCCTACCAAGGAGCAGCTCCAGATAAACACTTGTCTGGGGCCAACAGGACCGCTGGGCCCATTTTGGAGGGAAATGAGCACAGCCTCTATCCTGCCCAGCTCAGTACGCAGTGTACGGGGTTTCCCTTACCGGTTGGTGGAGCCGTTATAGCAGTAGTTGGGGAGGAAGTCAAAGTTCAGCTCCCAGAAGACATGCAGGGTGATGCGGCCATAGGGGGCAGACACATTATGATTGGCTTCTCGGAACATGGCGTCGAAGCTGTCTAGCGTCATGTGCTTACAGAGGAGTCGGTGTGTGAGCCGGTTAATCTCCAGAAGCCACTCTAGCTCCTGACAGAGGGAGGACCAAAGCTGGTAAAGAGTTTCAAGtaacacacacggacacacagacacacagacacacagacacacacacacacacacacacagacacacacacacacacacacacgacacctTATGTCTAGAGGAGACCCTCCCACTCGCAGGCAACTTTGGCCTCCTATATGACTAGGACccattcagtggcatggggcaatcTCCCTTTCTTCTGATACTCTTGGGTATCACTTCCGGTTGGGCTTCACCTCTTGTTGCTCTGCAGCTTGTCAATCATTATTATCCTAACGAATCGCAATTGAAATAGGGAGGAAAAAAAGCTCAAGACACAAGAGAGGGTGGAGGGGCTACAGCAACCAGGAAAGAGACTGCTGACCATGGCAAGCCCTTGGGGTAGAAAGTatgtttgtatctttctgacTTCTTAATGGGTGAGGGAAAAGCCTTTCCCCTAGGGTCGGTGTCCTAAGTAATAGTGTGACTGCATCTCAGTAGAGGTGATTT comes from the Rattus norvegicus strain BN/NHsdMcwi chromosome 10, GRCr8, whole genome shotgun sequence genome and includes:
- the Fndc9 gene encoding fibronectin type III domain-containing protein 9 — translated: MNIEVGNVSYTGAIVSWSSSEPCLEDYYHIMYRPNWNSIFSSYLRYSFHREEKVPRTITSVALEHLAPSTLYFLCISCKKAAFPYSHYCTMFHTLDKSPLAAGGSLVDPQISLWVLMAILLACFTAVLAFICLQFWCIRCHEPRWSYRAGHMEEANGLVRWPEETPALGQREEDLQGFPLEELPRKNSGARAEAELEAEASQDVIDVVALAREVGDQPAILPHYKE